Proteins encoded together in one Pseudomonas arsenicoxydans window:
- the phhA gene encoding phenylalanine 4-monooxygenase, whose protein sequence is MKQTQYVAREPDAQGFIDYPAEEHAVWNTLITRQLKVIEGRACQEYLDGIEKLGLPHDRIPQLGEINKVLGETTGWQVARVPALIPFQTFFELLANKQFPVATFIRTREELDYLQEPDIFHEIFGHCPLLTNPWFAEFTHTYGKLGLQASKEERVYLARLYWMTIEFGLVDTEQGLRIYGGGILSSPKETVYCLSDEPEHQAFDPLECMRTPYRIDILQPLYFVLPNLERLFDLAHEDIMGMVKQGMQLGLHTPKFPPKAA, encoded by the coding sequence ATGAAGCAGACGCAATACGTGGCTCGCGAGCCCGATGCGCAAGGTTTTATCGACTACCCCGCCGAAGAACACGCGGTGTGGAACACGCTGATCACCCGCCAACTGAAAGTGATCGAGGGCCGTGCGTGCCAGGAATACCTGGACGGTATCGAAAAACTCGGTCTGCCCCACGACCGCATTCCGCAACTTGGCGAGATCAACAAAGTCCTCGGCGAAACCACCGGGTGGCAAGTTGCCCGGGTGCCGGCGCTGATCCCCTTCCAGACCTTCTTCGAATTACTGGCCAACAAGCAGTTTCCGGTGGCGACGTTTATCCGCACCCGTGAAGAGCTGGACTACCTGCAAGAGCCGGACATTTTCCACGAGATCTTTGGCCACTGTCCGCTGCTGACCAACCCCTGGTTCGCCGAATTTACCCACACCTACGGCAAACTTGGCCTACAGGCTTCCAAAGAAGAACGCGTGTATCTGGCGCGCCTGTACTGGATGACCATCGAGTTCGGCCTGGTGGATACCGAACAAGGCCTGCGCATTTACGGCGGCGGCATTCTCTCTTCGCCCAAAGAAACCGTTTACTGCCTGTCGGACGAGCCTGAACATCAAGCCTTCGATCCGCTGGAATGCATGCGCACGCCGTATCGCATCGACATCCTGCAACCGCTGTACTTTGTCTTGCCGAACCTCGAGCGCCTGTTCGATCTGGCCCATGAAGACATCATGGGCATGGTCAAGCAAGGCATGCAGTTGGGCTTGCACACTCCCAAATTTCCGCCCAAAGCTGCTTGA
- the flgJ gene encoding flagellar assembly peptidoglycan hydrolase FlgJ: MDMRKAGTLSTSDSGSYSDLNRLNQLKVGDKNSDGNMRKVAQEFESLFLGEMLKSMRSATEALGKDNPLNTPAAKQYQEMYDQQLAVSMSREGGGIGLADVLMRQMSKNKPLAPGEAEAASAAKQAAAKAAVQTPIDAGTTGTNGPLSRLNGQRPLWASRSGRVPMHTADHTNDVAMLNQRRLALPPKLADRLLAGLVPSVTNTAATAVTAQTRIQLPQNAKTGAGPLFNGDWLASQTDTSSKGQMQIYGRAMAQIPLAPAKKAFSSADEFVNTMLPLAKEAADRIGVDPRYLVAQAALETGWGKSVMRAQDGSSSHNLFGIKAGTSWKGDSARAITSEFRNGEMVKETAEFRSYDSYKDSFHDLVTLLQTNNRYQDVVKSADNPEQFVRELQKAGYATDPAYASKISQIAKQMTSYQNYAAAGATTTPL, translated from the coding sequence ATGGACATGCGCAAGGCCGGCACACTCAGCACCAGTGATTCGGGGTCTTACTCGGACCTCAATCGCCTGAACCAGCTCAAGGTCGGCGACAAGAACAGCGACGGCAATATGCGTAAGGTCGCGCAGGAGTTCGAATCGCTGTTTCTCGGTGAAATGCTCAAGTCCATGCGTTCGGCCACCGAAGCGCTGGGCAAGGACAACCCGCTCAACACGCCGGCCGCCAAGCAATACCAGGAAATGTACGACCAGCAATTAGCGGTTTCCATGTCCCGCGAAGGCGGGGGTATTGGTCTGGCGGATGTGCTGATGCGGCAGATGTCGAAGAACAAACCGCTGGCGCCAGGTGAGGCTGAGGCTGCATCTGCGGCGAAACAGGCGGCGGCGAAAGCGGCCGTCCAAACCCCGATAGACGCAGGCACGACGGGCACCAATGGTCCGTTGTCGCGCCTCAATGGTCAGCGTCCGTTGTGGGCGTCGCGCTCGGGCAGGGTGCCGATGCACACCGCCGATCACACTAATGATGTGGCGATGCTCAATCAGCGGCGCCTGGCGCTGCCGCCGAAACTGGCGGACCGTTTGCTCGCCGGGCTGGTGCCGTCGGTCACGAACACTGCGGCCACTGCCGTGACCGCGCAGACCCGGATCCAGTTGCCGCAGAACGCCAAGACTGGCGCCGGCCCGCTGTTCAACGGCGATTGGCTGGCCTCGCAGACGGACACATCGTCAAAGGGGCAGATGCAGATTTATGGTCGCGCCATGGCGCAGATTCCTTTGGCTCCCGCGAAAAAAGCCTTCAGCTCCGCCGACGAATTCGTCAACACCATGTTGCCGCTGGCCAAGGAAGCCGCCGACCGCATTGGCGTCGATCCACGTTACCTGGTGGCTCAGGCCGCACTGGAAACCGGCTGGGGCAAATCGGTCATGCGCGCCCAGGATGGCAGCAGCAGCCACAACCTGTTCGGCATCAAGGCCGGCACCAGCTGGAAGGGGGATTCGGCGCGAGCGATCACCAGCGAATTCCGCAATGGCGAGATGGTCAAGGAGACGGCCGAGTTCCGTTCCTACGATTCGTACAAAGACAGCTTCCATGACCTGGTGACTTTGCTGCAGACCAATAATCGCTATCAAGATGTGGTGAAGTCTGCCGATAACCCAGAACAGTTTGTACGCGAGTTGCAGAAAGCCGGGTATGCAACCGACCCGGCCTACGCGAGCAAGATTTCGCAGATAGCCAAGCAGATGACGAGTTACCAAAACTACGCTGCGGCGGGCGCTACCACCACGCCTTTATAG
- a CDS encoding sigma-54-dependent transcriptional regulator, whose protein sequence is MRIKVHCQNRIGILRDILNLLVEYGINVARGEVGGEHGNAIYLHCPNLINIQFQALRPKFESIAGVFGVKRVGLMPSERRHMELNALLGALEFPVLSIDMGGSIVAANRAAAQLLGVRVDEVPGIPLSRYAEDFDLPELVRANKSRINGLRVKVKGDVFLADIAPLQSEHDDSEAMAGAVLTLHRADRVGERIYNVRKQELRGFDSIFQSSRVMAAVVREARRMAPLDAPLLIEGETGTGKELLARACHLASPRGQSPLMALNCAGLPESMAETELFGYGPGAFEGARAEGKLGLLELTAGGTLFLDGVGEMSPRLQVKLLRFLQDGCFRRVGSDEEVYLDVRVICATQVDLSELCSRGEFRQDLYHRLNVLSLHIPPLRECLDGLTPLVEHFLDQASRQIGCPLPKLAPAAMERLSHYHWPGNVRQLENVLFQAVSLCEGGTVKAEHIRLPDYGVRQPLGDFSLEGGLDEIVGRFEKAVLERLYSEHPSSRQLGKRLGVSHTTIANKLREYEVGKDNGI, encoded by the coding sequence ATGCGTATCAAAGTCCACTGCCAGAACCGCATCGGCATCCTGCGCGATATTCTCAACTTGCTGGTCGAGTACGGAATCAACGTCGCTCGCGGCGAGGTCGGCGGTGAGCACGGCAACGCGATCTACCTGCATTGCCCGAACCTGATCAACATCCAGTTCCAGGCCCTGCGTCCGAAATTTGAATCGATTGCCGGCGTATTCGGCGTCAAGCGCGTAGGCCTGATGCCCAGCGAGCGTCGGCACATGGAGCTCAATGCCTTGCTCGGTGCCTTGGAGTTTCCGGTGCTGTCGATCGACATGGGCGGCTCGATTGTCGCGGCCAACCGTGCGGCGGCTCAGTTGCTCGGGGTTCGGGTGGATGAAGTGCCGGGGATTCCGCTGTCGCGTTACGCCGAGGATTTCGACTTGCCGGAACTGGTGCGTGCCAACAAGTCGCGGATCAACGGCTTGCGGGTGAAGGTCAAGGGTGACGTGTTTCTGGCCGATATCGCGCCACTGCAATCGGAGCATGACGACAGCGAGGCGATGGCAGGTGCGGTGCTGACGTTGCACCGCGCCGACCGCGTCGGCGAGCGCATTTATAACGTGCGCAAGCAGGAGTTGCGCGGGTTCGACAGCATCTTCCAAAGCTCCAGGGTGATGGCGGCGGTGGTGCGCGAGGCGCGACGCATGGCGCCACTGGATGCGCCGCTCTTGATCGAAGGCGAGACCGGCACTGGCAAAGAGTTGTTGGCGCGGGCCTGTCACCTGGCCAGCCCGCGAGGGCAGTCACCCTTGATGGCGCTCAATTGCGCCGGTCTGCCGGAATCGATGGCCGAGACTGAATTGTTCGGCTACGGCCCCGGCGCTTTCGAAGGCGCAAGGGCTGAAGGCAAGCTTGGGCTGCTGGAATTGACGGCGGGCGGTACGCTGTTTCTGGATGGTGTCGGGGAAATGAGCCCGCGCTTGCAGGTGAAATTACTGCGTTTCCTGCAGGACGGTTGCTTCCGTCGTGTGGGCAGCGATGAAGAGGTTTATCTGGATGTGCGGGTGATCTGCGCGACGCAGGTCGACTTGTCCGAGTTGTGCTCGCGCGGCGAGTTTCGCCAGGATTTGTATCACCGTTTGAACGTGCTCTCGTTGCACATCCCGCCGCTGCGTGAATGCCTCGATGGACTGACGCCGCTGGTGGAACACTTCCTCGATCAGGCCAGCCGGCAGATTGGTTGTCCGCTGCCAAAACTGGCGCCGGCGGCGATGGAGCGGCTTAGTCATTACCACTGGCCGGGCAATGTCCGGCAATTGGAAAACGTGTTGTTCCAGGCGGTTTCGTTGTGTGAGGGCGGGACGGTCAAGGCCGAACATATTCGTCTGCCGGACTACGGTGTGCGTCAGCCGCTCGGCGATTTTTCGCTTGAGGGCGGGCTGGATGAGATTGTCGGGCGTTTTGAGAAAGCAGTGCTGGAGCGCCTGTATTCCGAGCATCCGAGCAGTCGTCAACTGGGCAAGCGGTTGGGGGTTTCGCACACCACCATTGCCAATAAATTGCGTGAGTACGAAGTCGGTAAGGACAACGGCATTTGA
- the flgG gene encoding flagellar basal-body rod protein FlgG, protein MLPALWVAKTGLSAQDTNLTTISNNLANVSTTGFKRDRAEFQDLLYQIKRQPGAQSTQDSALPTGLQVGTGVRIVGTQKNFTAGSLQTTEQPLDLAVNGRGFFQILQPDGTTSYTRDGTFHLDSNGQVVNASGFALEPAIVVPNNAQSFTVGTDGTVSITVPGNAASQVIGNLQTADFINPAGLQAVGNNLFLETAASGAPQVGTPGLNGFGTTLQNTLEGSNVSTVEEMVNMITTQRAYEMNSKVISTADQMLSFVTQNL, encoded by the coding sequence ATGCTTCCGGCTCTATGGGTTGCCAAAACAGGTCTGTCCGCCCAGGACACCAACCTGACCACCATTTCCAACAACCTGGCGAACGTATCGACCACGGGTTTCAAACGTGATCGCGCCGAGTTCCAGGACTTGCTGTACCAGATCAAACGTCAGCCTGGCGCCCAGTCGACCCAGGACAGCGCACTGCCGACCGGTCTGCAAGTGGGTACCGGTGTGCGCATTGTCGGCACCCAGAAAAACTTCACCGCCGGCAGCCTGCAGACCACTGAGCAGCCACTCGACCTGGCGGTCAATGGTCGCGGTTTCTTCCAGATCCTGCAGCCGGATGGCACCACGTCCTACACCCGTGACGGCACGTTCCACCTCGATTCCAATGGTCAGGTCGTGAATGCCAGCGGTTTCGCTCTGGAACCGGCGATCGTGGTCCCGAACAACGCCCAGAGTTTTACGGTCGGTACGGACGGCACGGTGTCCATCACCGTTCCCGGCAACGCGGCCTCTCAGGTGATCGGCAACCTGCAAACCGCCGACTTCATCAACCCGGCCGGTCTGCAAGCGGTCGGTAACAACCTGTTCCTGGAAACCGCGGCCAGCGGCGCACCACAAGTCGGCACCCCGGGCCTGAACGGTTTCGGTACCACGCTGCAGAACACCCTGGAAGGTTCCAACGTCAGCACCGTTGAAGAGATGGTCAACATGATCACCACTCAGCGCGCTTACGAGATGAACTCCAAGGTGATCTCCACCGCCGACCAGATGCTCTCGTTCGTAACGCAGAATCTGTAA
- the flgH gene encoding flagellar basal body L-ring protein FlgH, protein MNRFVSVLALSGVVSLAGCVAPTPKPNDPYYAPVLPRTPLPAAANNGSIYQAGFEQNLYSDRKAFRVGDIITITLNEKTQASKNANSQVGKTSKTSIGLSSLFGSTPNTNNPLGSGDLSLDASYNGDRATKGDSKAGQGNSLTGSITVTVADVLPNGIIAVRGEKWMTLNTGDELVRIAGLVRADDIATDNTVSSTRIADARITYSGTGSFADASQPGWFDRFFLSPLFPF, encoded by the coding sequence ATGAATCGCTTTGTATCTGTTCTGGCACTGAGTGGGGTGGTCTCGCTTGCAGGCTGCGTCGCGCCGACGCCCAAGCCCAATGACCCTTATTACGCCCCGGTGTTGCCGCGCACGCCGTTGCCGGCTGCCGCCAACAATGGCTCGATCTATCAGGCCGGTTTCGAACAAAACCTGTACAGCGACCGCAAGGCGTTCCGGGTCGGTGACATCATCACCATCACCCTGAACGAGAAGACCCAGGCCAGCAAGAACGCCAACTCCCAGGTCGGCAAGACCAGCAAGACCAGCATTGGCCTGTCCTCATTGTTTGGCAGTACGCCCAACACGAATAACCCGCTCGGCAGCGGCGATCTGAGTCTGGATGCCAGCTACAACGGCGACCGCGCAACCAAGGGCGATAGCAAGGCCGGGCAGGGCAACAGCCTCACCGGTTCGATCACCGTGACCGTCGCCGACGTGTTGCCCAACGGGATCATTGCGGTGCGCGGCGAGAAGTGGATGACCCTCAATACCGGTGATGAGCTGGTGCGGATTGCCGGCCTGGTTCGCGCCGATGACATCGCCACCGATAACACGGTTTCGTCGACGCGCATTGCCGATGCGCGTATCACCTACTCGGGCACCGGTTCGTTTGCCGATGCGAGTCAGCCAGGCTGGTTCGACCGTTTCTTCCTCAGCCCGCTGTTCCCTTTCTAG
- a CDS encoding 4a-hydroxytetrahydrobiopterin dehydratase — protein MSTLNQAHCEACRADAPQVSDEELPVLIKQIPDWNIEVRDGVMQLEKIFLFKNFKHALAFTNAVGEISEAEGHHPGLLTEWGKVTVTWWSHSIKGLHRNDFIMAARTDEVAKDAEGRK, from the coding sequence ATGTCCACATTGAACCAAGCCCACTGCGAAGCCTGCCGCGCCGATGCCCCTCAGGTCAGCGACGAAGAATTGCCGGTACTAATCAAGCAGATCCCCGACTGGAACATCGAAGTTCGCGACGGTGTTATGCAGCTGGAAAAAATCTTCCTGTTCAAGAACTTCAAACATGCGCTGGCGTTCACTAACGCGGTCGGCGAAATCTCCGAGGCCGAAGGTCACCACCCGGGCCTGCTGACCGAGTGGGGCAAAGTCACCGTGACCTGGTGGAGCCACTCCATCAAGGGTCTGCACCGCAACGATTTCATCATGGCCGCGCGCACTGACGAAGTGGCCAAAGACGCCGAGGGCCGCAAATAA
- a CDS encoding flagellar basal body P-ring protein FlgI has protein sequence MVAALLLSAAFNAQAERLKDIASISGVRTNQLIGYGLVVGLNGTGDQTTQTPFTLQTFNNMLSQFGIKVPPGSGNVQLKNVAAVSISAELPAFAKPGQQVDITVSSIGNSKSLRGGTLLLTPLKGIDGNVYAIAQGNLVVGGFDAEGRDGSKITVNVPSAGRIPGGASVERSVPSGFNQGNSLTLNLNRSDFTTAKRVVDKINDMLGPGVAQAIDGGSIRVTAPLDPSQRVDYLSILENLEVDPGQAVAKVIINSRTGTIVIGQNVKVSPAAVTHGSLTVTITEDPIVSQPGPLSNGQTAVVPRSRVNAQQEAKPMFKFGPGTTLDEIVRAVNQVGAAPGDLMAILEALKQAGALQADLIVI, from the coding sequence ATGGTGGCCGCTCTGTTGCTGTCCGCAGCCTTCAACGCTCAAGCTGAGCGTCTGAAGGATATCGCCAGCATTTCCGGCGTGCGGACCAACCAATTGATCGGTTACGGCCTGGTGGTCGGGCTTAACGGCACCGGCGACCAGACGACCCAGACCCCGTTCACCCTGCAGACCTTCAACAACATGCTCTCGCAGTTCGGCATCAAGGTGCCGCCAGGTTCGGGCAACGTACAACTGAAGAACGTCGCAGCGGTGTCGATCAGTGCTGAATTGCCGGCGTTTGCCAAGCCGGGTCAACAGGTCGACATCACCGTTTCTTCCATCGGTAACTCCAAAAGCCTGCGCGGTGGCACCTTGCTGCTGACACCGCTCAAGGGTATCGATGGCAACGTCTACGCCATCGCCCAGGGCAACCTGGTGGTCGGCGGTTTCGATGCGGAAGGTCGTGACGGTTCGAAGATCACCGTCAACGTTCCGTCGGCGGGTCGTATCCCGGGTGGTGCGTCGGTCGAGCGTTCAGTTCCAAGCGGTTTCAACCAGGGCAACAGCCTGACCCTGAACCTCAACCGTTCGGACTTCACCACCGCCAAGCGCGTGGTCGACAAGATCAACGATATGCTCGGCCCTGGCGTTGCCCAGGCCATCGACGGCGGCTCAATTCGCGTCACGGCGCCTTTGGACCCGAGTCAGCGGGTCGACTATCTGTCGATTCTTGAAAACCTTGAAGTCGATCCGGGCCAGGCGGTGGCGAAAGTCATCATCAACTCCCGTACCGGCACCATCGTCATTGGCCAGAACGTGAAAGTGTCCCCGGCCGCCGTGACCCACGGCAGCCTGACCGTGACCATTACCGAAGACCCGATCGTCAGCCAGCCTGGCCCTTTGTCCAACGGACAGACAGCCGTCGTGCCGCGCTCGCGGGTCAACGCCCAGCAGGAAGCCAAGCCGATGTTCAAGTTCGGCCCGGGCACCACCCTCGACGAAATCGTGCGTGCGGTGAACCAGGTCGGCGCGGCGCCGGGTGATTTGATGGCCATCCTCGAAGCACTGAAACAGGCCGGCGCGCTGCAAGCCGACCTGATCGTGATCTGA
- the flgK gene encoding flagellar hook-associated protein FlgK, whose amino-acid sequence MSLLNIGMSGLAASQSSLSVTGNNIANVDTAGYSRQQTVQSTKASQQFGNVFIGTGTTLADVRRVYNSYLDAQLRTATSLNSEASSYQAQATPLDATLSDTNTGLTGVLQKFFTSLQGVSSSATDDTSRQSVLTGAQALSNRFNTVAKQLNDQNTTLNGSLSDMATKVNKLATSIASLNQKIGEVSTSGGQPNDLLDSRNEAVRQLSELVGAQVVERGTSYDIYVGSGQPLVIGNTTNTLGTVPSKDDPSRMALQMDRGSSTIDITSVVSGGEIGGLLTYRKEVLDPSLNELGRVALVMADQINSQQAQGIDKNGEFGAAIFNNINSAALISQRSIGQAGNSAGSGNLDVTIKDTGKLTTSDYQVTFTTATDYTVKRSDGTAMGAFSTLTTPPPVIDGFSLSLNGGALSAGDSFKVTPTRGAAASIQTVLTDPKKIAAAAPLSGVASSKASGTYTQPTLTSTLDIYSPAAQADMQTGLKYSTPVKVTFGSPSGGSQTYNLSDAQGNPLGSGTIVPGQNNTLNLTVPMIDASGNPIMGGAPPVQKTFTVQTTVGGSPANGESFSISLTGAASSDNRNAQALVGLQTKQTVDTGSASKGISLTDAYNTLVTNVGTKAAQGKSDSAATTAILAQAKGARDSLSGVDLDEETGNLVKYQQYYTASSQIIKAAQEIFSTLINSL is encoded by the coding sequence ATGAGTTTGCTCAATATCGGGATGTCGGGTCTGGCGGCTAGCCAATCCTCCTTGTCTGTGACAGGCAACAACATTGCCAACGTCGACACCGCCGGTTATTCGCGTCAGCAAACCGTGCAGAGCACCAAGGCTTCGCAGCAGTTCGGTAATGTGTTTATCGGCACCGGGACGACCCTGGCGGACGTTCGCCGGGTATACAACTCCTACCTCGATGCTCAGTTGCGCACCGCCACTTCACTCAACAGTGAAGCCTCGTCGTACCAGGCTCAGGCCACTCCGCTGGACGCCACGCTGTCGGATACCAACACCGGGTTGACCGGCGTTCTGCAAAAATTCTTCACCTCCCTGCAGGGTGTTTCGTCATCGGCAACCGACGATACGTCGCGCCAGTCGGTGTTGACCGGCGCCCAGGCGTTGAGCAATCGCTTCAACACCGTCGCCAAGCAATTGAACGACCAGAACACCACCCTCAATGGCAGCCTGTCCGACATGGCGACCAAGGTGAACAAGCTGGCCACGTCGATTGCATCGCTCAACCAGAAAATTGGTGAGGTTTCCACCAGCGGCGGTCAGCCGAACGACTTGCTCGACAGCCGTAACGAAGCGGTACGTCAGCTGTCCGAGCTGGTCGGCGCCCAAGTGGTCGAGCGCGGCACCAGCTACGACATATACGTCGGCAGCGGCCAGCCGTTGGTGATCGGCAACACCACCAACACCCTGGGCACCGTGCCGAGCAAAGACGATCCGTCGCGCATGGCGCTGCAAATGGATCGCGGCTCCAGCACCATCGACATCACGTCGGTGGTCAGTGGTGGCGAAATCGGCGGCCTGCTCACCTATCGCAAGGAAGTGCTCGACCCGTCGCTCAACGAGCTGGGGCGTGTGGCCCTGGTGATGGCTGACCAGATCAACAGTCAGCAGGCGCAGGGCATCGACAAGAACGGTGAATTCGGCGCGGCGATTTTCAACAACATCAACAGCGCCGCACTGATCAGCCAGCGCAGCATTGGTCAGGCGGGTAACAGCGCAGGCTCGGGCAACCTCGATGTCACCATCAAGGACACCGGCAAGCTGACCACCAGCGATTATCAGGTGACGTTCACCACCGCAACCGACTACACCGTCAAGCGTTCTGACGGCACCGCCATGGGCGCCTTCAGCACCTTGACCACGCCGCCTCCGGTGATCGATGGTTTCAGCCTGTCACTGAACGGCGGAGCCCTGAGCGCTGGCGACAGCTTCAAGGTGACCCCGACTCGCGGTGCCGCAGCCAGCATCCAGACGGTCCTGACTGACCCGAAAAAGATCGCGGCGGCAGCGCCATTGAGCGGTGTGGCCAGCTCCAAAGCCTCGGGCACTTACACCCAGCCGACGCTGACCAGCACGCTGGACATCTACAGCCCGGCGGCTCAGGCCGACATGCAGACGGGGCTCAAGTACTCGACGCCAGTGAAGGTGACGTTCGGTTCCCCGAGCGGTGGCAGCCAGACTTACAACCTGAGTGACGCCCAAGGCAACCCGTTGGGTAGCGGCACCATTGTTCCGGGTCAGAACAACACCTTGAACCTGACCGTGCCCATGATCGATGCCAGCGGCAACCCGATCATGGGCGGCGCTCCGCCGGTGCAGAAAACCTTCACCGTGCAAACCACGGTGGGTGGTTCGCCAGCCAACGGCGAAAGCTTCTCGATCTCCCTGACCGGTGCGGCATCCTCGGACAACCGCAACGCTCAAGCGCTGGTCGGTTTGCAAACCAAACAGACCGTGGACACCGGTTCGGCGAGCAAGGGCATCAGCCTGACCGACGCCTACAACACGCTGGTGACCAACGTCGGGACCAAAGCCGCTCAAGGCAAGTCTGACAGTGCCGCCACCACAGCGATCCTGGCCCAGGCCAAGGGCGCCCGTGATTCCCTGTCCGGGGTCGACCTGGATGAGGAAACCGGCAACCTCGTCAAATACCAGCAGTACTACACCGCGTCTTCGCAGATCATCAAGGCTGCGCAGGAAATTTTCAGCACGCTGATCAACAGCCTTTAA
- a CDS encoding amino acid aminotransferase → MHFDAIGRVPGDPILGLMEAYAQDPNPRKFDLGVGVYKDAQGLTPIPQSVKLAEQRLVDRQTTKTYIGGHGEPAFGKAIIELVLGADSPLIAEQRVGATQTPGGTGALRLSADFIAHCLPGRGVWLSNPTWPIHETIFAAAGVKVSHYPYVGSDNRLDVDAMLAVLNEAPKGDVVLLHACCHNPTGFDLSHDDWRRVLDVVRSRDLVPLIDFAYQGFGDGLEQDAWSTRLFADALPEVLITSSCSKNFGLYRDRTGALIVCAKTAEKLVDIRSQLANIARNLWSTPPDHGAAVVATILGDPELKSLWADEVEAMRLRIAQLRSGLLEALEPHGLRERFAHMGVQRGMFSYTGLSPAQVKQLRDHHSVYMVGTGRANVAGIDATRLDLLAEAIAEVCK, encoded by the coding sequence ATGCATTTTGACGCCATAGGTCGAGTGCCCGGCGACCCGATTCTCGGCCTGATGGAGGCCTATGCGCAGGACCCCAACCCGCGCAAATTCGACCTTGGCGTGGGTGTCTATAAAGACGCCCAGGGCCTGACCCCGATTCCCCAGTCCGTGAAGCTCGCCGAGCAACGCCTGGTGGATCGCCAGACCACCAAGACCTACATCGGCGGCCACGGTGAGCCTGCGTTCGGCAAGGCGATCATTGAATTGGTGCTCGGCGCCGATTCGCCGCTGATCGCCGAACAACGCGTTGGCGCCACCCAGACACCGGGTGGCACCGGCGCGCTGCGTCTGAGTGCGGACTTCATTGCCCACTGCCTGCCCGGCCGTGGCGTGTGGCTGAGCAACCCGACCTGGCCGATCCACGAAACCATTTTCGCGGCGGCCGGGGTCAAGGTCAGTCATTACCCGTACGTCGGCAGCGATAACCGCCTCGATGTCGACGCCATGCTGGCCGTACTCAACGAAGCGCCGAAGGGCGATGTGGTGCTGCTGCACGCCTGCTGCCACAACCCGACCGGTTTCGACCTGTCCCATGACGACTGGCGCCGCGTGCTGGACGTGGTGCGCAGTCGCGACCTGGTGCCGCTGATCGATTTCGCTTACCAAGGCTTCGGCGATGGCCTGGAACAGGATGCCTGGTCGACCCGTCTGTTCGCCGACGCGTTGCCGGAAGTGTTGATCACCAGCTCTTGCTCGAAGAACTTCGGCTTGTACCGCGACCGCACCGGCGCGCTGATTGTCTGTGCGAAAACCGCTGAGAAGCTGGTGGATATCCGCAGCCAGTTGGCCAACATCGCCCGCAACCTGTGGTCAACGCCGCCAGATCACGGCGCCGCCGTGGTCGCGACCATCCTTGGCGATCCGGAGCTGAAAAGCCTTTGGGCCGACGAGGTGGAAGCCATGCGCTTGCGCATCGCCCAATTGCGTAGCGGTCTGCTGGAAGCGCTCGAGCCACACGGCTTGCGTGAGCGCTTTGCGCACATGGGCGTGCAGCGTGGGATGTTTTCCTACACCGGTTTGTCGCCGGCGCAGGTCAAACAATTGCGTGATCATCACAGCGTTTACATGGTGGGCACTGGCCGGGCCAACGTCGCCGGAATCGACGCAACCCGACTGGATCTGCTGGCTGAGGCGATCGCCGAAGTCTGCAAGTAA
- a CDS encoding flagellar basal body rod protein FlgF, giving the protein MDKYLYVAMTGASQNALAQKAHANNLANISTNGFQKDLEQARSMPVFGDSFPARAFAMTERPATDFSSGSMVETGRDLDVAVTGDGWIAVQSPDGSESYVRTGSLNVDALGVLRAGNGMPVMGNGGPIAVPPEQKIEVGEDGTISIRSMGEGPRVIAQVDRIKLVNPDPKNMTKGLDGSIHTKDGKPAQADAGVKLVSGFLQSSNVNAVEEMTSVLALSKQFELHIKMMNTAKDDDQAMARVLQIS; this is encoded by the coding sequence GTGGATAAGTACCTTTATGTGGCAATGACCGGCGCCAGCCAGAATGCACTGGCGCAGAAGGCTCATGCCAACAACCTGGCAAACATCTCCACCAACGGTTTTCAGAAAGACCTGGAACAGGCTCGTTCGATGCCGGTGTTTGGTGACAGCTTTCCGGCGCGTGCCTTTGCCATGACCGAGCGTCCGGCCACCGACTTCTCGTCAGGTTCGATGGTAGAAACCGGCCGTGATCTGGATGTCGCAGTGACCGGCGACGGCTGGATTGCCGTGCAAAGCCCTGACGGCAGCGAAAGTTACGTGCGCACCGGTAGCCTGAACGTTGACGCCTTGGGCGTGCTGCGGGCCGGCAACGGTATGCCGGTGATGGGCAATGGCGGGCCGATCGCCGTGCCGCCCGAGCAGAAAATCGAAGTGGGCGAAGACGGCACGATCAGTATTCGTTCGATGGGTGAGGGCCCGCGGGTAATCGCTCAAGTCGACCGTATCAAGCTGGTCAACCCCGACCCGAAGAACATGACCAAAGGCCTGGATGGTTCAATCCACACCAAGGACGGCAAGCCGGCGCAAGCCGATGCGGGCGTCAAGCTGGTGTCTGGGTTCCTTCAGTCGAGCAACGTCAATGCCGTGGAAGAAATGACTTCGGTGCTGGCCTTGTCGAAGCAGTTCGAGCTGCACATCAAGATGATGAACACCGCCAAAGACGATGACCAGGCCATGGCTCGGGTCTTGCAGATCAGCTAA